In Shouchella patagoniensis, the following are encoded in one genomic region:
- a CDS encoding RNA polymerase sigma factor, which produces MERTFNDLNKDLLRFACSIARHEQEAFDLMQDAWEKSLHVNELSSWPYHKQKAWFYRVMKNALIDTRRKQKRESALADLDEPVFIAYGFSAFETTELLQALPTKQREIVFKRYWIGLSSNEIGAELNLPASTVRYQLAQAIQKLREQF; this is translated from the coding sequence GTGGAAAGAACATTTAACGATCTTAACAAAGATTTACTACGCTTTGCCTGTTCCATTGCTAGGCATGAGCAGGAAGCTTTTGATCTAATGCAAGATGCATGGGAAAAATCTCTACATGTAAACGAACTTTCTTCTTGGCCATACCATAAGCAAAAAGCTTGGTTTTATCGGGTAATGAAAAACGCCTTAATCGATACAAGAAGAAAACAAAAACGCGAATCGGCATTAGCGGATTTGGATGAACCTGTCTTCATCGCATATGGCTTTTCAGCGTTCGAAACAACTGAATTATTACAAGCATTACCTACGAAACAAAGAGAGATTGTCTTTAAACGGTATTGGATTGGTCTTTCAAGTAATGAGATTGGTGCTGAACTAAACCTACCAGCTTCGACCGTCCGTTACCAACTCGCACAAGCGATTCAAAAACTACGGGAACAATTTTAA
- a CDS encoding MFS transporter, whose protein sequence is MSHSQLEYAKERIKQLREEARLYHLSKQVAQKTERPHSIWEVPGFPKLFASYSISIIGQWFDMVAIMIVFGYIWNADPFLIALIPVAYAAPQALFSQFAGVIAERTNKIKLMAIADLCTVLLTIGLFFTSTPIAALLILTLRGIVNVIHFPAQQSLIRQLVPDKLRLKAVTWNGGINQAAKIFAPLVGGALLTFMNPQSLLLINAFAFFISACLLLSMFRLNNTTLKEDFQSTDSDQPSFFEQWRNGWQSIFTTQVLALTISLSLLGISIIQLVDSQFAVLFRELAPAKPQIVGWIISSIGAGAITVMMILNRLDELKRIGLWLSLALLFIGISFSGIGLLQINFPLFSPLLFGFIGGIGTGIAMVVSNFVIQTIPKPCDVSTVAGIFQTLTSFSVFLAPLLGAALIHAVGIQAVFILCGFLLIVVGFLPMIWLRRRSSISRKAEMKHSA, encoded by the coding sequence ATGAGTCATAGTCAACTCGAATATGCGAAAGAGCGAATCAAACAGCTACGTGAAGAAGCGCGTTTATACCATTTATCGAAACAGGTCGCACAAAAAACAGAAAGGCCACATTCCATATGGGAAGTCCCAGGCTTTCCTAAGCTCTTTGCTTCCTATAGCATTTCAATTATTGGGCAATGGTTTGACATGGTTGCCATTATGATTGTATTTGGATACATCTGGAATGCAGATCCATTCCTTATTGCCTTAATCCCTGTTGCATACGCAGCTCCTCAAGCACTTTTTAGCCAATTTGCAGGTGTTATTGCTGAGCGAACAAATAAAATCAAATTAATGGCCATCGCAGATTTATGTACAGTTCTGTTAACAATAGGTTTGTTTTTCACCTCAACACCGATTGCAGCACTTCTTATCCTAACACTGCGAGGAATCGTTAACGTCATACATTTCCCCGCACAACAAAGTTTGATTCGCCAACTTGTTCCTGACAAACTTCGATTAAAAGCAGTAACGTGGAATGGGGGCATAAACCAAGCGGCAAAAATCTTTGCCCCACTTGTTGGTGGTGCTCTACTCACATTTATGAATCCACAATCTCTGCTGCTTATAAATGCATTTGCATTTTTTATCTCTGCTTGCTTGCTTCTATCAATGTTTCGCCTGAATAACACAACTTTAAAAGAAGACTTCCAATCTACTGACTCGGACCAGCCTTCTTTCTTTGAACAGTGGCGTAATGGTTGGCAATCTATCTTTACGACTCAAGTCCTTGCACTAACCATAAGCTTATCTTTACTTGGTATTTCCATTATCCAACTTGTTGACTCTCAATTCGCTGTGCTATTTCGCGAGCTTGCTCCAGCAAAGCCACAAATCGTTGGCTGGATTATTTCTTCTATTGGTGCCGGCGCAATCACAGTAATGATGATCCTCAATCGACTTGATGAATTAAAGCGAATTGGTTTATGGCTTAGCCTTGCTCTGCTTTTTATCGGTATTTCATTTAGTGGAATTGGTCTGCTTCAAATCAATTTCCCTCTATTTTCACCACTTCTATTTGGGTTTATAGGTGGGATTGGAACCGGGATTGCGATGGTTGTTTCCAATTTCGTTATTCAAACGATTCCCAAACCATGCGATGTAAGTACAGTAGCTGGAATATTCCAAACACTAACGAGTTTTTCCGTTTTTCTAGCCCCTTTACTTGGAGCAGCGCTTATCCATGCGGTAGGAATACAAGCGGTCTTCATTCTTTGTGGTTTCTTGCTCATTGTTGTTGGGTTCCTCCCGATGATATGGCTGCGACGCCGTTCTTCTATTTCGAGAAAGGCTGAAATGAAACATAGCGCATAA